The window agacaacatggagccctggtggtacataggagtccatatttaaagcagcagataatatgtaaagcaatatagtgatgaagtctatggtccctaactcattaacgaagCTTCTTCATAGTTGAGTTGGTATCTAACTTCATAGATACCAAACTGCACATTATGCAGTTTTCTGAGATGGTTACCTGAAAATGTGGGAAATACTTTAAAATGTTGATTTGGAAATCCTTAATTAGGATGGGGGGTGTCTTCAAACTTACCCATGAAACCTTCGTTATGTTCAGAAATATTTAAACGATAGATTTATGCTTTCTCTATCCCTCACCTTTATTTCTAAAAGAATGTTAAGAGGGAAGAACTGTTTGTGACATCAAAGTTGTGGAATACCAAGCATCACCCAGAAGATGTGGAGCCAGCCTTAAAGAAGTCCCTGGAAGACCTGAAGCTGGACTACTTGGACCTGTACCTCATGCACTGGCCACATGCCTTTGAGTGAGTGTCAGTGGGGAGCATGCAACCACAATAGCAAGGTAGACTCCAAGAGCAAGTCCATTCAAAATTTCTGGTAATCTTCCATCTCTAGGtaaggctgacagtgtgtgactggcccaaggatacCCAGCAAACTTCTACGGCAGAGTAGGAATTCAGACTTGGGTCTCCTGGATTTCCAGCCTgatccacaagtccaaatttacttagTACAGTGACCCATCCAGGGTCAGCTCAAAGTTTTCTGGTGCACTAGGCGAAGTATGACCTTGGCACTCATCTAGTCCATCATTACATTTTCTATAGTGGCCAGCCATATatttttgagaaaccaacaaaaATTGTATCCTACTATGAACCCCAGGCAAGTGGCATTCCAAAGTCTTTGCATATGAGGGCTACACTCCTTTGACCACTCTTCTTTTCCATTACTCCCTCTAATCTCCTTTAAGATTCTAAGAAACTCACTCTAGTAATCATCAGGATacattttacttgattctttatcAATCAACATGCATATGCAATCaagaaaaaataccaactaatGCTTGACATGGAAGATACTGTTTCCAGGGTCAGGTCTTAAGTTTCCAAAATACAGGTCAAAGCCTTGCCTCAAATTAAGTACCAAAGTTGGTTCTTATAGAAGCCACTTCATGCATAATAATTTTCCTTCAGAGATATTACTCtacatagaaaaatatatatacctGTAAAATTACTAGTTGCTGGATGGCTTCCCCCCCATTCCCCCATTATTGTTTTAAAGGGTGGGGGAAATGAGAATGTGAGAAGCTAatgtggaggaagaggagaaatagAGAGCAATGCAAAAGCAGCCATTGGAGAGAGCTGGCCTGCAAtgcactttcagaggctttgcaacccacttttgggtcccaacCCACAAGTTAGAAAACACTGTCCTAAATCTTAGGCCAGCATCccagccactacaccacgctAGCTCTCCCTTGTTCAAGAATCCCTTTTCAAAGAACTGTTGCCCCCTGGAGCATTATTAAAATGAGTTACATTCTATGTATAAACCAGTTGTTCGTACACTAAGAGGGAATAATAAAACGAGAAGAAAGGAATGTTGGTTCTGTACTGGATCGTATGAAATGTGCTTTAAGTTGTTTCTAGTATGTTTAATATGATTTGCTATATCTGTTGTCTAATAGACGGGGAAACAACCTGTTCCCCAAGAATCCTGATGGCACAATGCGTTATGATTACATTGACTATAAAGAAACCTGGAAAGCCATGGAGAAGCTGGTTGCGAAAGGCCTCGTGAAGGCCATTGGATTATCCAATTTCAATAGCCATCAGATTGATGATATCCTCAGTGTAGCTTCGATCAAGCCAGCTGTGCTACAGGTAAGAATGAAGCAGGAGAAAAGGAGCAGCTCACTTCCTGTGATGAAAATTTGCTTGGTATATGAGAAATGAGCCGAAAGGATTGTTGTTGGGACTGAGGAGCAGGGGCGGAGATGTGACAGGAAACTGCAACAAAAGGTGTGAATGAAAAGTCCTGGACAAACAGGCATGTAGTCATGTGAAAAGAAAGCTTTCACATCGTCCTTTGAAGATAGGTTTAAGAAACTTGGTTGTTTACCAAAAAGaatgcttgtttttttccttttaaaaaccatGCACAAAATATCCTGATTCCTCCTCCACCGAATCCCCATGATCCTTAATCTCCTGTTATACTCTTTTTTCCCATCACACATTTAATGGAAGCATTTTCTGAATTTGATAAGTATGGAGAATGCACAACTTTCCTTACTCCCAACACAAGGAAAAACATAGATGGTATACTGCACGGGAGACTAAGAAACCTTCACAGACCTTCAAGTAGccttttctgattttttaaaagatttatggaGAACATGTTCTGCAGAACATAATCTTTCTTAGCACAGCTCAACCCTGTCCTTCTGCCAATGATCTATTGCTGGAAGAATTTTCTTTTCTAGGCTTGTATACATTTAGATGTTGACTTCTACTGTGGATGTTACATTTTGGGACTTGCGGCAGGATTATTGTGGTGCTCTGGTGTGCAAGTTCCAAAACTAATTCCCTGGCAAATGTCTTGCCAAAGGGATTGATCTTTGGAAAGCTCCATCACATGTGGGTTGACTACCTAgtgttttaaaatggaaacaagGTGAATATGAGCTCCCAGCTTGGTAACTTTTGGGGAATTTGATAGATTCTAAATATTGCCTTCTGTTGTATTAAGTTTTAGTGGTAAGTCCAGACATTCTTAGGATATAGTACTGTAGAATTTCATTGAGTCGGAAGAATAGTGGACCTGGATTCCTTGTTCCTGATGACTTGCAATTAGGGACTGATTCTTCCTTTCTGACAGCCTCTGGTTTTTAACCCTTGATTCCTGGCTTGACTTGACATTCCATTTCTCTAGCCCATATACTGTTGGTCTTCTGCTCCAGTCCTAACCACATGTACTTTCTCCCATTGCATAGTATTTGAACTCTTTGTATGGGCTGGATTGCTTGACTGCCAATCAGTTGTGTGATTCCTGCTTCTTGTTTTTGCTTTTTGAACCTATTCTTCTGATTCACATTCTTGACCCTGATCCTTGGAGTTGTATAGTCTTTTCATTCTTCTGGGTTCCAAATATACCATTCCAAATTGCCACTGAAAGTTAAAAGTATTGCCTCTTTCATCCATGAATGTGAAATCTGACAGATTCCAGTGTTCTAGAAAAGGAATGTGGACAGCTATATGCTAGATTTTCCTTTGCTTTCTTGCTGCTTTCATGTTTTCCCAGACTTGTTaaccagtggcgcggagggcaatctaaactcccctgtgtctggagatcagggggcggggccaccggccatgtgaccattttcaagaggtgccggaactctcttccactgtgttccagctggaaaaaagccctggttttaagcaacaagggcagcagggcaaaggctcagAAAGGGTCCCTGCACATACAGGTCAATAACGCTGATTGGTGGGGCAGGGCACATTTTGGGTAGGGTATTTCACCTCTAAGCTACAGGAAGTGGAGCCAGCCAtaaaatgtcagggagtaagTTTATGTGTAACTCTAATTGTAACACTTCAACAttacaggcagaagctctgtttaacaggatgctttgaaaatgaacatattgtttaaaacgTTTCCTTGCAAATACACATAgtaatacagtgaagatccttgtgttatGGTAGCAActgttgctgaagcaacttttaaaaaatctgcacagccaatcagaagccctgctgggggaaaggcccacctggccccacctactTTGTAAAAACACTTGACAGGCACCAAGAAAGCTGTCAGCAGGTACATGGCATCAGTGGGTGCCATGTTAGGGGCTCCTGGTTTCTTGGTGTATAAGCATTATGAATAACCTGTTAAACGAGCTCACCTCCTATGTTTCTGTATGAATTGCTGGTCTTGGGTGTACTTTGTCGTTGGAAGGAAGCAAGCCTACAGCAAAAAAAATGGTGCACAGGGCAGCTGTTCCCAAGGTTAAGAGATTTTGCTGTTACGTGTTTTTTTGGGAAGTGATTAAGAGTACAACCTTAAACATGATTATATCCTTCGAAATCCATGggaatcaatgggtttagaggggtgtaactctgttGAGCATATTCAGCACGATCTTCACATCTCTCTTAATGAGACAGGACAGAATTATCTACTTCTAGCAGAGGAAGACCAGAACTATACCATGccagagcagacagcaatgcagAAATGTGGTAGGTACTTGGGAATCACAGGACACTATTTCGTTTCTTGCTGTGTGTCAGTCTAGTCTGTCTTGACACACAATGTAAATTACTGAGAGTTTCCTTCTTTTCCTAGTGATGTGTTCAGACTTACAGAATTTCTCAGGTAGCAGATGTGTCATCCAGTAGCCAGGAAAGAATGATGGGAGAATTCGAGACATGTTACAGATTTGGAGTGGTCCACCAGGTTCTCTGTAATAAAAGCCCCTGAGAAAACAAAATGTCTCCTAATAATATCTTGATTTAGCTTGGATTAACCTGTCTCTCAGCATTACTTTCTCTCAGCATTCCTTAGAGTATTTGCAAATGAGAATCTGATACATCCCTAATATGAATCCTTAAGATCAGATATTTGCAAGACTAGTGAATAGTCAGAGAGTATCTGAAGCTGTAGAATTGCTGAAACTGAGCAAGTGATGACCTTTTGCATTCACTGGGTGAAAGCATTCTACAATAGTACAAtatattaaagaaaaagtcaggTATTTCAGAGATGAGGTGATAGGGTAGTTAAATAATTCCAGAAGCTACTCAGCTATTGTAGCTTTCCAGGTTTCATTGTTTGGTTTTACAAAATGACCACATCCAGAGAAACTGCAGTCTGTAGATAATTTACACTAGAGTTCTATCAAAGACCATATTGCAGAACAGTTAAACTGTAGATTGCTGCTTGAGCTAGATTGTTACTAGagctccaggtgggatctggaggtctcctgaaattacaagtgatctccaagctacaggaattagttctggagaaaatgacagcttcagagggtggaccctatggcataACATCCCAGCTCCCCAGAcactacctccaaatctccaggaatttcccgagctggcaaccctggacaGAACATATGAGGCCCAAGAAATTCTGTTGGTTTACACTAGTCAGAGATAAGGAAGTGAACGTTGCTGAGAGTATTCTGCTCATGATTATCTCAGCTTTAGTTTGTTAGTCATACTTTTTTATTCAGACTGACCTCTTAAACTTTCCTTCAGCTTTTTAATATGAAAAGTATGAGCTCTTTCCTGTTGAGAATCACGTGGTTTGAAAATGCTATATTGacattgcttctgttttgttctttTATGATGGCTTGTGTTGGTCTCCCTCCAATGAACACTGCAGGACAGTAAGGGATAGTACAGGCTGTGAGGATGCACAGTGTAGCTAGCAGGTACACATCTGTCACTGAAAAATAACTCATGCAGGAATATCTCACAGTCTCCTAGTTGTCACTGGTTGAAGTTTTCCCCTGAATCTGCTCTAGTAGTCTGCTCTGCTCACGACCATATGTTGCATTAATAGGTAGAATGTCATCCTTACCTAGCCCAGAATGAGCTGATAGCTCATTGCCATCAGCGAGGCCTCGTGGTAACTGCATACAGCCCTCTTGGCTCACCTGACCGGATGTGGAAGCACCCAGATGAGCCGGTGCTGCTGGAAGAACCTGGGATTAAAAAGTTGGCTGAAAAATATAGTAAATCTCCTGCTCAAATCCTCCTCAGGTAATAATTGGTTTGCACTTGGTCGAGATAACAGTGAGGCTCTGTTGATGCTGTTTTCTAAATGACTCATTATTAACGCATAGATGTAGGAACCCAATTTTCTGTTTCTTGGTTTTGGTTCTTAATTGCAAGGAAGCAATTAGAAGTTATTTCCCATTTCTTATGCAGCAGGATTTTGACTTGGTAAATATTAAAAGATTCTTGTGAGCTCACTTGCTTATTTATGAGAAGAATTTGTATTTTACTTCTCTCTTATAGTTCAAGGTAGCTCACAACAGCAATGAAAACAGTAAgaccattcattaaaaaaatgtaGTTGGTAAACAGCCCGAAAAAAACTAAGCCTGTTTCCTCACAGTTCATTTGTTCCAGGTTCAGTGCTGTCAGAAGcaggttttttcctgcttccccacagcactaTGTTGTGTTCATGCACCTCTCTTTTCTCCAGTCTTTGCTTAGAAGGTTTGGGTAAGAACATTGAAAGTCTAGAGAACTGCTGTGTGGGTGGGTAAATTTGGATTTTCTGGCCCTCATTACAGCCATTTTCCCTGTCACTGCCCCTGAGGCAGCTGGCCACTGGCCCACCATGggacactttttatttttttaaaaaaattagctctAGAATATCCTCATATTgatataccattttaacagtatgtgtaacaggttctctgaattcctggtTGTTGTTCTTTTTAAGTCTCTGGCCCTTTCTTTGCTGAGatgtaaggggaaaggcatatattTGCAACGGAAAGAGATGGAGACTTAATTTTTTTACAATAAATGAAAGCTGAGGATACAGAGAACCTGTTACAACTACTGTTACATTTATATAACAGTATTCTAGTGCCTGCCACTACTGGGGGACTGGAGTAGGGAAACTGCTGGAAAGCCTGCCATATGGAAGCCTTCTTGCAGCTGTGGGAAACCACTCAAGCCAGTCCCCTAAATCAGCAGATCCCATTgaagaaagcaaaaacaaaataggAAAATATCAGTTTTGGCATTCTAAGTGCCAACAAGGATGGTGCCAGACTAACCTTTTaggggaggctgttccacaaaCACGGTACAACCACATAGCATTTGCCACCTACCTCAGCTTTGCTTGTGGGGGAACCCAGAGTAGGGCCTCTGAAGATTATCTTAAGAGGACTGAGTACCTGGCAAAACTGGCTCTGGTCCTTGCAAGCCTGGCAGTCAGTAAGAACACAGAGATTCAGGAGATAACAAGAAGCTCAGAAATAAGAGAGCAGAAACTTTTATCAAGATTCTAAGTTTTAGCTTTAATGCAAAATTCAAGTAAAATTCTTAAAAGGGGCCTTTGATTTTGAGAATCTGCCAATCAATCTAGTTGGAAGCTCCTAATTTTAAGGCAACGCTGTGTGTAGATCTCAGCCCTGAATGTGCCTTAGAAGGCATGAGAGACCTGAACAATCTTTGGGGAAGGGTGCAATTGCAGGTAGTATTTCCCTGTTGGGTGTAACTCTTTGGATATTGCTTGGGCTGAGTGAGAGAAATCACAGCTTTGCTTTATTCCTGTTACAGATGGCAAGTGCAGCGTAAGGTGGCTGTCATTCCTAAGAGTGTGACTCCTGAACGCATACTGCAGAATTTCCAGGTTAGTGAGGCCTTCTGCTTGGCCCTCCAGAGGGCAGATTGGTTGACTAGCAATATTTTTGGCATCACTAGAGCTAATACATCTCTCCCTTTCCAGTTTGCTGAGTGTAGCATCCACACACTACAGTAAGCAATCAGCTGACTTTCCATTGAGTACTGTTGCTGCAGGCCCTGGGCTTGTTTGGTAGGTGTGATGTTGGATTTTGATCTGTTGGTTCAGAATATCCAGGTTTATCTGAGTTAATCCGTTGAGTTTATGATTATTCTTGTATGCTTTAAAGAGACTCTTTTCCTGCTTTGTTCTTGGTGTTTTTCTGACAGGACCTAAACTCAGTATATgccttttatgttttttaaaatttcatttcaaaCATTTTCATGTTTCTTTTGGATTTAAATGAGATGATCATAATCTCTTTGATGTTTCTCGTTTTCTTTCAAGTGTAGACAAAAGTAAATCTCTTTCAACATTATGGCCTATTGTGTGGGTAAGCAGGTGTGCAGCTCTCGCAAAAGCGATTACAGTGAATCCTGCCAGATCTGCACACATGAGAATCCTGTTGGCAATATTGCAGGTTGTTCAAGTAGCTCCTTCCAAATTGCCACTGGATTTGATCTGCATGTGCGAGTTGCAAGTTTTCTTTAGGAATGTGACAACCACCTTGTTTCTTTGGAGGCTGCCCCCTCTGGGATAACAGGAGGCAAGATCAAGATGACATCCTATAAAGGAAGACTTTTTACTGCGCCTGATGTTTTTCTAAAGCCTTGAGCAGACAGCTTCTGTAtcaaaactaattttttaaaaagacgcaAGAGAATACAGAAGAGCAATTCCATCTTTGATCCTGCCCAGTCCATTCTTAGTGACGATTGGGTTTCTGTTGAACAGTGGAAAGACTTGTGTAGTCTGTCTATAAGGTGGTATAGAACTCATTAAatcagaggggggaaagaaaggagagcaTTTGAATACTGGAAACTTTTAAAACTTGAGAATTGCAGAAAGAGAATGTGAGAATAGAGAATGATTGGCAGGAGAAGATCAACAGAACAATACAACTTATATGggaaaacacaacaaaaataTCTAAATATCATGGGTGCCACTGTGGTATAGTTGTTAGAATGTTGAATTAGGCCTGCGGTGGCCCAGGATCAAATCCCTGGTTGCCATGGAAGTCAGTGGGTGACATTAGGTTGGTCATTTTTTCTCTGCCTAACCAACTTCAtggagttttattttattatttaaaatacttctgtGCTGCCTTTTTACCCAATTCAGAGTTCCCAAGACTGCAAagattaaaatattaaaacatttaatacattaaaacagcattttaaacatttaaatttcCTATGTAAGCTAAGAATATGCTATTAAGAATATTGCCTAATAAACTGCTAAAAGTTttggaagagatatttgaatatatggtgacagtggcTAGAATTATCTATGGAGCAAAATGAAAATTAGACATCTGTCCAAGCTTAGAAAAATGGGAAAGCAAACTTGCCGAATATGTAGTATTGGCGAAATGAACAACCTATTTGAGAAACAGATCAATCACGAGATTCGAGGAGAGATGGAATGTGTATTATGCAAGCAGGAGACAAATTTAAAATGAGAAACAGTTCAAAAGATATACTTCAGTGCATTGCACTGAAGAAGCAAAATGAGAATAAGTTTTAAATGTAATGTTTAAATGTATAAGGAAGTAGATTTTAAGCATAAATATCTTTTTTCTTATTATGAGATATACAATACACTTGCCTTTTGTATTACCTATCAAAATATTTGTTAAGTTTATTAAACTTTGttatttgttaaaagttatagtGGGTATGTACAAGAGGCAAAATATTGAATATGTAGTAATGATTAAACCAATAATGTAGCGGCAAAACAGATTAGTTACAAATTTGAAACCTacaatgttgaatataaatgtacccCAACACAAGTAAGTACCATTGTATTTTATATACAGTGTCTTAAAAAGTATACTGAAGGGGCTGTTGGGGAGAAATATTTTTTGTCTTATATACtttgttatatataattatttctgatctATACAATTATGTTACA of the Eublepharis macularius isolate TG4126 chromosome 5, MPM_Emac_v1.0, whole genome shotgun sequence genome contains:
- the AKR1A1 gene encoding aldo-keto reductase family 1 member A1; amino-acid sequence: MSSESNYALLHTGQKIPLVGLGTWKSEAGQVKEAVKYALNIGYRHIDCATAYSNEAEIGDVFLETVGADKNVKREELFVTSKLWNTKHHPEDVEPALKKSLEDLKLDYLDLYLMHWPHAFERGNNLFPKNPDGTMRYDYIDYKETWKAMEKLVAKGLVKAIGLSNFNSHQIDDILSVASIKPAVLQVECHPYLAQNELIAHCHQRGLVVTAYSPLGSPDRMWKHPDEPVLLEEPGIKKLAEKYSKSPAQILLRWQVQRKVAVIPKSVTPERILQNFQVFDFSLTAEEMNCIGTLNKNWRYIVPMVTVDGKLVARDAGHPLYPFNEPF